GCGATCGCCAAAATTTTCTACTCCTAATACCTGTGGCGTTTCGATAATGTGTTCCATCCAGCGAATATCCTGCGTCATCTCCAAGCCAACTTGATTAATGAGTTTTAACGCTTGGTCAACATCAGCGTGATACGCGACAGGAATATTTAAATCAGCGCGCGACCAACGACTTGAAAGATTTGCCACAATTCTGACTTCACTGTTAGGAATTGTAATCAAACGCCCTTCCGCGTCTCGTAGCTGCGTAATGCGTAAATTTAAGTTTTCGACTAAACCGCCAACGGTTCCTACTTCGATTACATCCCCAAGTGCATATTGGTCTTCTAAGATGATTAAGAAGCCGTTGATTGCGTCTTTAATCAGGTTTTGCGAAGCTAAAGAAACAACAACCCCAACCAAGCCTGCACCTGCAAGGATCGGCGCGACATTAATTCCTAACGCTGTTAAAGCGATAACGATACCAATGATGACTCCGCTTAACGTCGCGATACTTTTGGTAACGCCGGAAATTGTTGAAACACGCAATTGCAGTCTTAAAGCGTCTTCTGAAGTCAGTAACGCATTACTTGCAAAAGCGGCGGTGAATTGGTCAATTAGAATATAACTCAAGCGAATGACAACATAGGTTCCTAGCCCCACAATCACCAGCGTAAACGGAATTGTCAGCGCGGTAAAAATCCAAGCTTGGACAATTCGCGTAAAGGGAAACAAACCTAAAATAACTAGCGTACCACCGCCCCAAACCAGACTTTGCGTGAGTTGAAAAAGTCGCTGGCGAACTTCTTCGATGTTACGGTGTCGCTGTCGTGTAAGTTGAGTAGTTACGGGATTCGTTGTTTGTGGAGTCGCGAACGTCACAGGTTGCTGTTTTAAGCGCCAGTACCAGCGGCGGATTCCCCAGCTTGTGACAACCATACCGAGAAAAACGCCAGCTGCGATCGCGCCTTGACGCTGTAAAGATTCAGGTTGTCGCTCTTGTTTTGCGCGTCTGAGGTTTTGTTCGAGCGATTGCGCTAATGTTTGTGCCAAACTAAAAGGATCTTCTGCCTGTTGCACTTGCGCATCCAGGTCGGTTACTGTCAATAGCTGCTGACCGTTGACATAGATGACGGGTAGATTGTTTTCTGTTCTAATCTCGACTTCAAGTGCGTCAGAATCGCTTTGAAAGTAATTTTGGCTAATGATTTGCAATCGTTGCTGAATATCGTCAACGCGCTGCTGTAAGCTAGCTCTCGGTGCCGCAATTTGAAACAAACGACGACCATCCAGCCGAATTGATGCTGTCTCGACCTGAGTTTCTGAAGTATCTGCCTGTTGCGTGAGATTGGGTAAAGATATGGGAAGTGATGGTATTTGAGCAGCAAAGGGAGAAACAATGCCAATATTAAGAAAAATTGACCCTGTAATTGCCCAAAATCGAGAATGCATCTCTATCCTCCAGCACAAAGTATTCTCTGTTACATAGGGTAACGGTTAATAATATGTAAAGAATACAGTTAAGCTAGGGGACACGTCCCAGTTCTAAACTAAAGGATAATTAATGACTGCAACTTCAACTAAGCCAAAGTACGAGATTAAAGACCTTTCCCTGGCGGCTACAGGAAGACAGCGGATCGAATGGGCTGGGCGCGAAATGCCTGTTTTGCGTCAAATCCGCGATCGCTTCGCGCAAGAAAAACCCCTTGCTGGAATTCGTTTGGTTGCGTGCTGTCACGTTACCACTGAAACCGCCCATTTGGCGATCGCGCTCAAAGCAGGTGGTGCAGACGCACTGCTGATTGCGAGTAACCCACTTTCGACGCAAGACGACGTAGCTGCTAGCCTCGTTGCGGACCATGATATTCCTGTTTTCGCGATCAAAGGCGAAGACAACGAAACTTATCACCGTCACGTTCAAATTGCCCTCGATCATCGCCCCAACGTAATTATCGACGACGGTAGCGATGTTGTCGCTACTTTAATTCAACAACGCCAACACCAAATTGCTGATATTATTGGCACTACCGAAGAAACAACGACGGGTATTGTCCGCCTCAAAGCGATGTTCAAAGACGGGGTGCTAACGTTCCCCGCGATGAATGTTAACGATGCGGATACGAAACACTTCTTCGATAACCGCTACGGTACAGGACAATCGACACTCGATGGCATTATCCGTGCGACAAACCTCCTACTAGCCGGAAAAACTGTTGTTGTTGCGGGTTATGGTTGGTGCGGTAAGGGAACTGCACTGCGGGCGCGCGGAATGGGCGCAAATGTGATTGTTACCGAAATTGACCCCGTAAGAGCGATCGAAGCCGTCATGGATGGTTTTCGCGTCATGCCTATGTCTGAAGCTGCACCAGAGGGTGACTTATTTATTACGGTAACAGGTAACAAGCACGTGATTCGCGCAGAACACTTTGAGGCGATGAAAGACGGTGCGATCGTTTGTAACTCTGGTCACTTTGATATTGAAATTGACCTCAAATCGCTGGGTGCAACTGCAACAGAAGTCAAGCAAGTTCGTAACTTTACCCAAGAATACCGGATGCCTAATGGTAAATCGGTTGTTGTTTTAGGTGAAGGACGTTTAATTAATTTAGCTGCTGCTGAGGGACATCCTAGCGCAGTGATGGATATGAGCTTTGCTAACCAAGCTTTGGCGTGTGAATATTTGGTGAAGAATAAAGGATCGCTAGAACCTGGTATTCACTCGATTCCTACCGAAGTTGACCAAGAAATTGCGCGTCTGAAGCTACAAGCGATGGGAATTAACATTGATAGTTTGACAGCAGAGCAAGAAGAATATATTAACTCTTGGACTGCGGGTACATAATTTCATCGACTGCGAATAAAATGTTGCGGGGCGTTGTTTGCAGCGCCCCGTTTACTTAAACAGGAAATTCAATCGTGGCTCGACTTTCTGTAGAATTACACCGCTATTTTTTTGACGAAGTACGCCCTCCCCAGGTGAATTTGTCACAAATACTGGCACTTGCAGGGGAACGTATATTTGGTTTTTTGTTTGTGGTATTATCTTTACCCTCAGCGTTACCCGTACCTGCACCAGGATACTCGATTCCGTTTGGTATCTTGCTTTTTTTACTCGCTGTGCAGTTGATTATTGGCGCTAGATCTCCCTGGCTACCACCACGACTCGCCAATCATCCGATCGCCTTAAATCAAATTCAAGGAATTTTAAAATCAGGAATTCCCTGGTTAAAACGTATCGAAGCGATCGCGCGTCCGCGTTTGAGTTACATCTGTACCAGTATCAGCGGACGCGTTGTGATTGGTTGTGCGATCGCCCTTATGGCAATTTCTATGATGATTCCCATCCCTGGGACAAATACGCTTCCTGCGATCGGGATTTTTGTCACTGGTTTTGGTTTACTCGAAGACGACGGCGCTATTAGTTTACTTGGTCTAGTTTTGTGTCTTCTTGGTGCAACTCTGTCAATTTCAATTCTAGTTGCTCTGTATTTCGGAGGTACAAGCTTGATTGAGTGGATAAAGGCATATTTTTAAATAAAAGTCAAGTTATTGATTGCCAACTACCAATTCCCTGCGATATTCAACCGGAGACAACACCAGCATGCTCGAATGGATTACCAACACAATGAGTTCCCTCGGATATTTGGGAATTGGATTACTGATGTTTCTGGAAAATTTGTTTCCGCCGATTCCTTCAGAATTAATTATGCCATTAGCCGGTTTTACCGTAGCCAGAGGTCAAATGCAGTTTATTCCTGCGATCGCCGCTGGAGTTTTAGGAACTGTCCTCGGCGCGCTGCCTTGGTACTATGCTGGTAAGATTCTTGGTACAGAGCGCTTACAACAACTAGCAGACAAATACGGTAAGTGGATATCAATTTCTAGCAAAGATATTACTAAAGCAGATCGCTGGTTCGCTCGTCATGGTGGCAAAGCCGTTTTCATTTGCCGCTTAGTTCCTGGAGTGCGCACGCTGATTTCACTTCCTGCGGGGATCGGCGGAATGCATTTAGTTCCGTTTCTGCTCTATTCCACGCTGGGCACGCTACTATGGGTGGGCTTACTGACTTATTTAGGGTACGTCTTAGGCGACAACTACGAACTGGTAGATGAATATCTTGCTCCTGTCTCTAAAATTGTAGTCGTTACTCTCGTCATCGCTTTCATTCTTTGGGTAGTCAGAAAAAATATGCGGCGCTATAGCTAAGACTAAATCAATGTTACCAAGTAACAATTGTTATTTACAAATCTGAGATCTGCGCCATCACTTCTTGTAGCAATATCAATTTTGATATTTTCCCAAATAATTTCCAAATTTACTCTAAAGTAATCATGTACGACAATATTGCGAATTCCTCGAATATCAATCCAAGGAATCTCTGGGTAAATAATTTCAACTTCAGGTAGGAGATTACCAGTTGCTTCACCAATAATTGCTAAGTTAGATAAAACTGCTTTTACAGTTTGTCTGTCATTTTGGAAATCTGTAAAGGTCATGCTTTTGGTGAAGTCTTCAATTTCAAGACTCACGTCCAAAATATCTTAAAGTCTCTGACGCACTTTCTAGAAGGCACGTACTGCTTGCTCTAACACAGGTTCTTGCAGATAAGACTTGAGCGAATCTGTCGTTTTTAAATCCACAGAACAATCTAAACTCTTCTCTAGATACCGCTGTAGTCTCACAAATGTTAACAGCCCGAAATTCAACTAGCAAATCGATATCACTCTCTGCTGTTGCTTCATTCCGAGCAACGGAACCGAACAGCAATAATGATTTTACATTGTGAAATCCTTCAGCTTTGTTTGACGGGCTAGTAAAATAGCTAGCACCTCATCTCTTTTCATTTTGCTCAAAGCTTACTTAAATTGTCACCACTGTCCTTGTTGCTCTAGACGCAAGTCCAATTTTGGCATAAACTCACCAAAGTAAATCTCAAATCTGAGAAAAATGCGATCGCAGCGAAACTGTAACCAATACTGGTAACGTCAGATCAAGAATAAAACTTCGTTTGGACGCTACAGCTTGAAACGCTTTCATTACTGGCAACTTTTACCGTACATCAAACCGCAGTGGAAGACGATTGCGCAGGCTTTTGTTTGCACATTGATATTTACTATTTTTTGGCCCATCCTTGCGTGGTTAGCAGGTCGCATTGCAGCGTATATTGGTCAGGGAGATATCTTGGCGATCGCGCAAATTGCGGCGATCAGTGCTGTCGTGTTTCTCAGTCAAAAAATCGCGCAGTTCGGTCAAGATTCCCTCATGGCAAAAGCTGCTTTATTCATTGCGTTCGATCTGCGTCAGCGAGTTTATGCACATCTACAGCGATTAAACTTAAGCTTTTTTGAAACGGCTAAAACAGGGGATCTATCGTATCGTCTTACCGAAGATATTGACCGCATTGGTGAAGTTATCAACAAAGTCTTTCACGACTTTATTCCTTGCGTGTTGCAGTTGATTGTTGTCTTGGGATACATGATATATCTCAACTGGCAACTAACGCTATCAACTTTGATTATTGCGCCATTAATGGCAATTTTGATCGGCTGGTTTGGCGAACGGTTGCAGCAAGTTTCGCGCCGCAGTCAAAATCAAATATCTGATTTATCAGCATTACTCATCGAGGTTTTCAGCGGTATCCGTTTAGTGCAAGCTTTCGCTGCTGAAGATTATGCCTTAAATCGCTTTCGTCAAGATGCTGAACGCAATCGTAAAGCGAAATACGCTGCAGAGAGATTAAAGGCAATTCAGTTTCCAGTGATTGGTTTTCTCGAAGCTATTAGTGCTTTAATACTATTATTTTTAGGTGGTTGGCAAATTTCTGCGGGAAACTTAACTCCTAGCGAATTTGTGAGTTACGTTGCCGGTTTAGCATTATTAATTGACCCAATTTCGCATATCACGACTAATTACAACGAATTTAAGCAGGGACAAGCATCGGTAGATCGAATTTTTGAATTGTTGGCAATCAAACCCACTGTTTTAGAAAAGCCCAATGCGATCGCGCTTCCTCCCGTTACAGGTAAAGTTGAATATCGCCGCGTTTCTTTTGGATACAAACCTGAACAACTCGTCATCAAAGACTTGAGTTTACTAGCGCATCCAGGTGAAAGAATTGCGTTTGTCGGTGCTTCAGGTGCAGGTAAAACGACGATTGTTAACTTGTTACCGCGCTTCTACGACCCGCTATCAGGTGATATTTTCATCGACGGTATCAATATTCGAGATGTCACCTTATGCAGCTTAAGACGGCAAATTGGGATCGTACCGCAAGAAACGATTCTCTTCTCAGGAACGATTGCCCAAAATATCGCCTTTGGTAAAACTGAATTTGATCTCGATGACATTGTGACCGCAGCTAAAATTGCGAATGCACATCGATTCATCACGCAATTACCTTATGGTTATGACACTGTAGTCGGAGAACGCGGCGTTAATCTCTCAGGAGGACAACGTCAAAGACTCGCGATCGCGCGTGCAGTGTTACTCAATCCGCGCATTCTCATTCTTGATGAAGCAACAAGCGCCCTAGATTCTGAATCAGAAGCATTAGTACAAGAAGCTCTAGAACGACTGATGCATAATCGTACAGTCTTTATCATTGCGCACCGTTTAGCGACTGTGCGACGCTGCGATCGCATTTTAGTTATCGAACAAGGGCAAATTGTCGAATCAGGTACGCATGAAGAATTATTAGCCCTCTCGCGCCGCTACGCCCGATATTATTCCCAGCAATTTAATTAGTGGGCTTGCTGTTTAATGCTAATGTCGCGCAACTTGAGCAAACTTTGCAGAGCCAGGGATGTGTATTGAATAGATACTGTTACTACAAATAGACCGCAGAGGGAGCAGAGGAGAAATGGAATGAATGTTACCAAATAGTTTTGCTCAAAAATTATTCCCATCAGTTATATCGTTTGCTTGTCATCGAAAGTGTCGATAATTACTTCCCCTGACACTGCTGGTTGATACCCTAGAGCATTGATTGGTTAAGTCAAGGCGGATTACGGCTGTTATAACCTATGGATGTTATTGAGCGTAACTCAGAGTTAACAGTGTTTGGACTACCCGCCGAGCAAGGTAGATGGTTACTGATTCCTCTGGGTATGAGTATTTTACTTTGTTTAGGGAGTGTTTACTCCTGGAGTATTTTTAGAAAACCTTTAGAAAGTGAATTGAATATTAGTGCAACTGAAAGTTTATTACCCTATACCGTTGCTCTTGTTTTCTATGCTGCATTCATGCCAATCGCTGGCTTTTATATTCCTCGGATAGGAACTCGTATCATGACGGCGATCGGGGGAATCGTAGTCGGCGTAGGTTATATTCTTTCAAGTTTTACCGCTGATATTGGGATGATAGTCCTCACCTATGGTGTCATTGCTGGAACAGGAGTTGGCATTGCTTATGGTGTACCAATGGCTGTGGTTGCTCGATGGTTCCCTGACAAAAAAGGATTAGCCGTGGGCTTGACGATTATCGGTTTTGGGCTTTCTCCCCTGATCGCTGCTCCTTTAGCAAATTACTTAATTGGAAGATACTCTGTTAGACTAACTCTGCGGATTTTAGGCATCGCGTTTACAGCGATTATTCTAGGAATTGCGCTCGCGATGAAATTGCCTCCGCAAAACTGGTGTCCCCGTCGGATAGCTGCTGCTCCAGCATCTACTGTCATGCCGAGTTATCCTGCCCATTTACTCAGATCTCAGTCATTTTATGGGCTATGGGTTTGCTATGCGATTGGCACTTTGATTGGATTAAGTGCCATTGGTATTTCCAGTCCAGTTGGTGAGGAGATAATTGATATCAATCCGAGGTTGGCAGCAAGTAGTGTTTCTCTATTTGCGCTCTTTAATGGAGTCAGTCGTCCTTTGTTTGGCTGGTTAAGCGATCGCTTTAAACCTCATTATGTGGCGATTATGTCTTATACGCTCATCTTGATTGCCTGCGTGTTGATGGTCAATGCTCAGAAAGGACAAATTGTCACGTATGTTGTTGCCTTTTGCCTATTTTGGTTTTGTTTGGGAGGATGGTTAGCAATGGCTCCTGCTATCACCCTCCGGTTTTTTAACCCCGATCGGTATGCTCAAAATTACGGAATTGTGTTTACCGCCTATGGTACAGGTGCTTTGATTGGAACTTTGGTGACTGGAAGAATTCGAGATTGGTTTGGCACTTACGCCTATGCATTTTATCTAATGGCTCTACTTGCCATTATTGGCATTCTCGTTGCCAACTTCATGCTCAAGCGCAGCGATCGCCTATATTCGTAATGACAGTACTGGATTGTCAGTAATATTTTCAAAAGGCGCGTTCCATATCTGGTGAACTTGTGGTTGTCTTTCAAAGCGTTTCCAAGTAACTTAACAAGTCTGCCATTTCTTTGGGACTAGGCTTGAACTGTGGCATCGGTGGAGTATCGCCACTAATGACTTGATGAATCAACCCAAAACGAGATTTACGCTTAGAAATACCTTGTAAACTAGGACCCACGTTACCATCAGCTTGCCATCCGTGACAACCCGCGCAGTTCATTTGAAAAATCGCACTGCCGCGTACGGGATCTCCTGTTAATGACAAAACATTCTTAACATAAGGCTCAGAAACTCTTACCCTATGTACGCCCACAACAACTAATATTGCAACTAGCAAAATCGCCAAAGCGATAAATGCAAGCCGCTGGAGTAGAATTTCCGGTTTAGCGAACTGATTAGCCAAAAGCTGATTACTTAACTTGAGACTTCACAAAAATATTTATCTCCTAACACTTAGCTTAAAAGTTCTTGATAGTGTTCGCAAGCAAAGTCAATGAAATCAGCATTTGTAATTAAGTTTTGTATAGAGACTTTACCAATTTCTGGTTCTCTCTTAGCACTAATTCAGTGTATGCTGAATTAGGAGTTATTGTTGTTGGCTGCTGTTGGGTCATCTAACCTAATGCAGCCTTAGTCACGAAGCACGATTGCGCGTAGCGCAGAGCTTATTATGCGATCGCAACAGGAGACATTGCATGGTTGAACCACTACTCGATGGAATTGTTCTTGGCTTGATAGTGATTACTTTGGCTGGTTTATTTTTTGCCGCGTATCAGCAATATAAGCGTGGCAAGCAGTTGGGTTTATAAGCTAGCTAGACTCTAGCCCTTCTAATTGTTTTGGAAGGGCTTTTCATGTTCTAGGTAGACTGCACGATAGAAAGTAACAGCCGCGTTACCGTAAACTTTTTCTCGACAGATTTCTAGTGAAGAAGGTTGTAACTTGGGCAGATCGGGATGATGTTCTACCGCAAGTTCGCCGCTTGGATGCAATAATTGGTACTGCGCGATCGCCTGCAACACTGGTAAATACAAATTACTCGCATACGGTGGATCGAAGTAGATGCGGTCAAACTGTTGTCCTGAAAGTGTTTTTAACCGCTGCACTACGTCGCCGCGCAAAACTTGAAACGTTTGTCCAGACTGTGCTACTTTTTGCCAATTTTCCTTAATAATCGCACAGGCACGGCTTGATTGTTCAATTCCCACAACCAAGGCTGCGCCACGGCATAACGCTTCTGCACCCATTGAACCGTTCCCAGCACACAGATCTAGCCAACGACTACCTGCGATCGCACCTTGCCAAATATTAAAGACGGCTTCGCGTACCCTGCCCGTTGTTGGTCGCGTGTCTCTCCCTGGTAATGTTTTTATAAGACGATTGCCGTAAATGCGCATGAGAAAGAGAGCAGAGGGATAAAGGAGAGCTCAAAAGCTCTGAGGAGAAAATATACTTACACGGGTACTGTGGTGCGGACTTGCTGCACAAAGTTGGATAAAATTCGCAATCCAGCAGTAGAGGATTTTTCAGGGTGGAATTGCATTGCCATGATATTGTCGCGGGCGATCGCTGCTGTCACCGTTTGACTACCATGCGTTACTGTTGCGGCTTGAATTGTAGAATCCTCAGGCTCAACATAATAGGAGTGAACAAAATAAACCCAAGGCTGTGATGGTAGATTTTGCCATAGGGGACAATCAGGTTGAGTAAGCTCTAGTTGATTCCAACCCATATGCGGAATTGTAATTCCTGGCTCGCCTTTAAAGCGCCGTACTGTACCAGAAATAATTCCCAAACCAGGCTCTACACCTTCTTCACTGCATTCGAATAAGACTTGCAGTCCCAGACAAATACCAAGAAACGGTTTCCCACTGGCGATCGCATCTTTGATTGGTTCAACCAAGTCACGGGATCTCAAATGCTGTACAGCAGGATCGAACGCACCGACGCCGGGTAACAATACTGCATCAGCTTTTGCTAATTCTATAGCTGAGTCAGTAATTTTCGGAGTCGCTCCCGCTTTCTCTAAACCTTTGCAGACCGAATGCAGATTACCCATGTCATAATCTATAACTGCGATCGCTGCCATTGAGCAGACCCTCCTCGATCGTTACCACTAAATTCTATTGTAAGTGCAACTAAGTTATTCTCCATGAGACGCTAACATCATTTTCAGCAATCTCCCCTTCGTGTATTGTTGTGTCCTAAGAAAGCGGGAAGGCTACGCTTATGTAGTTCGTCTCAAAGAAACAAAATTAATTAAGATTGCTATATGCCTTCTCAAATCCTGCTAACTTCATTTACAACATGGCTACCGCATCAAAAATCTAATTCATCCGACGATCTCATCGCGAAAATCGACGAGTTATATCTTACAAATAGCACTTTACAACTACCTCTACTAACCGTTTTAAGAAAACTACCTGTTGATACTCAACAAGCCAGCAAAATTGTCATCAGTAAAATTACTGAAATTCAACCTACTGCTATTATTTGTTGTGGTATGGCAGAAAGTCGAACGCAACTCACTGTAGAATCTCATGCTGCTTGTGGAGATGTTGTTTTGCGATCGCCACTCGATCTAGAACACCTAATTGCTGAGCTTTCTATAACCCAAATCAGCCACGATGCCGGAAAGTTTGTTTGTGAAGGACTTTATTTCGCAGTTTTAGACTATATCACAACGCAGAAATTAAACAGCCATTGTCTTTTTGTTCACGTCCCTATTTTGACAGAAGATAATATGCAAAAAGTTATAAAAGACTTCATATTAATTATTCAAAAAATGGCACTTTTATAAGTTATGTTGTGTCTTATTTTGAGTCGATCGCAACTTAACAAAAGGGTAGATCGCATTCTTACCCTTATTTGCTAGTTTATAAATGCTGTTATGCTACCATTGTTGCCCGTTTTCACGTTTGCTCAAGCTACACCCACACCTACGCCAACACCACAACAAGAAATCGTACAACCGCAACAAGTACGCCCCTTGCCTGGATCGTTAGATACTGTTCCGGTATTTAATAGCAATAGTCCCGAAGTCGTCCAAACCGAAGGAATTTTATTATCGACGTTTCCTCCGAGTGGAAAAAAAGCAGCAAACGCCCATCTTAACTTTCCGTTCCAAGGACGATTTGATATCTTCGCACATCACATTGCTAAAGCAACTTCTCCAGAAGACTTGCGCACGCTCTATCTTGGAGTTCTACTGCATAATCCAAGTACGCAACCCGTGACAGTCGATGTTTTACAAGCCGCAAGTTACTTAAGTCAACCTGACGCACCGTTTATCGAGTTACCACCCCAAACTGAAAATCCTTTAGGAACGATCTTTGCAGGACCAGGCGATCGCGTGATGAATGAGATCCTACGTGGACGGCGACAATCAATATTTCCTGCGCAAATCACCATTCCACCGCAGCAAAGTCGAATGTTGCTTAATTTACCAATTCCTGTACAAACGTTAGAACCACCAATTAATGGACGTTCTACTTTAATGCGGCTACGGAGCAATGGAAGGGTTTATGCAGCAAGTTTGGCGATGTTTGCTAAGTCTAATGCTGATGGTAGCGAGCGATCGCCAACTTTAGCCGAATGGCAACAGTTATTAGAAACGGGAAATTTAGCCGGACCTCGCGATCTCGCTCCAACACCTCCCGAAGCAGGTGGTAAAGTTATCTATGGTCGCGTTGCTGGAGTTGCGCAAGGTTCTCAATGGCAAGCTCAACTTGTTGATAGTCCTAATGTGCGATATTTG
This sequence is a window from Chroococcidiopsis sp. TS-821. Protein-coding genes within it:
- the rsmD gene encoding 16S rRNA (guanine(966)-N(2))-methyltransferase RsmD; this encodes MRIYGNRLIKTLPGRDTRPTTGRVREAVFNIWQGAIAGSRWLDLCAGNGSMGAEALCRGAALVVGIEQSSRACAIIKENWQKVAQSGQTFQVLRGDVVQRLKTLSGQQFDRIYFDPPYASNLYLPVLQAIAQYQLLHPSGELAVEHHPDLPKLQPSSLEICREKVYGNAAVTFYRAVYLEHEKPFQNN
- a CDS encoding exopolysaccharide biosynthesis protein — its product is MARLSVELHRYFFDEVRPPQVNLSQILALAGERIFGFLFVVLSLPSALPVPAPGYSIPFGILLFLLAVQLIIGARSPWLPPRLANHPIALNQIQGILKSGIPWLKRIEAIARPRLSYICTSISGRVVIGCAIALMAISMMIPIPGTNTLPAIGIFVTGFGLLEDDGAISLLGLVLCLLGATLSISILVALYFGGTSLIEWIKAYF
- the ahcY gene encoding adenosylhomocysteinase, yielding MTATSTKPKYEIKDLSLAATGRQRIEWAGREMPVLRQIRDRFAQEKPLAGIRLVACCHVTTETAHLAIALKAGGADALLIASNPLSTQDDVAASLVADHDIPVFAIKGEDNETYHRHVQIALDHRPNVIIDDGSDVVATLIQQRQHQIADIIGTTEETTTGIVRLKAMFKDGVLTFPAMNVNDADTKHFFDNRYGTGQSTLDGIIRATNLLLAGKTVVVAGYGWCGKGTALRARGMGANVIVTEIDPVRAIEAVMDGFRVMPMSEAAPEGDLFITVTGNKHVIRAEHFEAMKDGAIVCNSGHFDIEIDLKSLGATATEVKQVRNFTQEYRMPNGKSVVVLGEGRLINLAAAEGHPSAVMDMSFANQALACEYLVKNKGSLEPGIHSIPTEVDQEIARLKLQAMGINIDSLTAEQEEYINSWTAGT
- the hisH gene encoding imidazole glycerol phosphate synthase subunit HisH; the encoded protein is MAAIAVIDYDMGNLHSVCKGLEKAGATPKITDSAIELAKADAVLLPGVGAFDPAVQHLRSRDLVEPIKDAIASGKPFLGICLGLQVLFECSEEGVEPGLGIISGTVRRFKGEPGITIPHMGWNQLELTQPDCPLWQNLPSQPWVYFVHSYYVEPEDSTIQAATVTHGSQTVTAAIARDNIMAMQFHPEKSSTAGLRILSNFVQQVRTTVPV
- a CDS encoding OFA family MFS transporter, which encodes MDVIERNSELTVFGLPAEQGRWLLIPLGMSILLCLGSVYSWSIFRKPLESELNISATESLLPYTVALVFYAAFMPIAGFYIPRIGTRIMTAIGGIVVGVGYILSSFTADIGMIVLTYGVIAGTGVGIAYGVPMAVVARWFPDKKGLAVGLTIIGFGLSPLIAAPLANYLIGRYSVRLTLRILGIAFTAIILGIALAMKLPPQNWCPRRIAAAPASTVMPSYPAHLLRSQSFYGLWVCYAIGTLIGLSAIGISSPVGEEIIDINPRLAASSVSLFALFNGVSRPLFGWLSDRFKPHYVAIMSYTLILIACVLMVNAQKGQIVTYVVAFCLFWFCLGGWLAMAPAITLRFFNPDRYAQNYGIVFTAYGTGALIGTLVTGRIRDWFGTYAYAFYLMALLAIIGILVANFMLKRSDRLYS
- a CDS encoding peptidase C15, which translates into the protein MPSQILLTSFTTWLPHQKSNSSDDLIAKIDELYLTNSTLQLPLLTVLRKLPVDTQQASKIVISKITEIQPTAIICCGMAESRTQLTVESHAACGDVVLRSPLDLEHLIAELSITQISHDAGKFVCEGLYFAVLDYITTQKLNSHCLFVHVPILTEDNMQKVIKDFILIIQKMALL
- a CDS encoding c-type cytochrome, coding for MANQFAKPEILLQRLAFIALAILLVAILVVVGVHRVRVSEPYVKNVLSLTGDPVRGSAIFQMNCAGCHGWQADGNVGPSLQGISKRKSRFGLIHQVISGDTPPMPQFKPSPKEMADLLSYLETL
- a CDS encoding mechanosensitive ion channel family protein; the encoded protein is MHSRFWAITGSIFLNIGIVSPFAAQIPSLPISLPNLTQQADTSETQVETASIRLDGRRLFQIAAPRASLQQRVDDIQQRLQIISQNYFQSDSDALEVEIRTENNLPVIYVNGQQLLTVTDLDAQVQQAEDPFSLAQTLAQSLEQNLRRAKQERQPESLQRQGAIAAGVFLGMVVTSWGIRRWYWRLKQQPVTFATPQTTNPVTTQLTRQRHRNIEEVRQRLFQLTQSLVWGGGTLVILGLFPFTRIVQAWIFTALTIPFTLVIVGLGTYVVIRLSYILIDQFTAAFASNALLTSEDALRLQLRVSTISGVTKSIATLSGVIIGIVIALTALGINVAPILAGAGLVGVVVSLASQNLIKDAINGFLIILEDQYALGDVIEVGTVGGLVENLNLRITQLRDAEGRLITIPNSEVRIVANLSSRWSRADLNIPVAYHADVDQALKLINQVGLEMTQDIRWMEHIIETPQVLGVENFGDRGLVIRVWIKTQPLKQWDVAREYRRRLKIAFDKEGIPIPFPQQTIWLQDSQVQSIVDNNKKNNS
- the petG gene encoding cytochrome b6-f complex subunit V, translating into MVEPLLDGIVLGLIVITLAGLFFAAYQQYKRGKQLGL
- a CDS encoding DUF86 domain-containing protein; translation: MSLEIEDFTKSMTFTDFQNDRQTVKAVLSNLAIIGEATGNLLPEVEIIYPEIPWIDIRGIRNIVVHDYFRVNLEIIWENIKIDIATRSDGADLRFVNNNCYLVTLI
- a CDS encoding DedA family protein gives rise to the protein MLEWITNTMSSLGYLGIGLLMFLENLFPPIPSELIMPLAGFTVARGQMQFIPAIAAGVLGTVLGALPWYYAGKILGTERLQQLADKYGKWISISSKDITKADRWFARHGGKAVFICRLVPGVRTLISLPAGIGGMHLVPFLLYSTLGTLLWVGLLTYLGYVLGDNYELVDEYLAPVSKIVVVTLVIAFILWVVRKNMRRYS
- a CDS encoding ABC transporter ATP-binding protein; the encoded protein is MKRFHYWQLLPYIKPQWKTIAQAFVCTLIFTIFWPILAWLAGRIAAYIGQGDILAIAQIAAISAVVFLSQKIAQFGQDSLMAKAALFIAFDLRQRVYAHLQRLNLSFFETAKTGDLSYRLTEDIDRIGEVINKVFHDFIPCVLQLIVVLGYMIYLNWQLTLSTLIIAPLMAILIGWFGERLQQVSRRSQNQISDLSALLIEVFSGIRLVQAFAAEDYALNRFRQDAERNRKAKYAAERLKAIQFPVIGFLEAISALILLFLGGWQISAGNLTPSEFVSYVAGLALLIDPISHITTNYNEFKQGQASVDRIFELLAIKPTVLEKPNAIALPPVTGKVEYRRVSFGYKPEQLVIKDLSLLAHPGERIAFVGASGAGKTTIVNLLPRFYDPLSGDIFIDGINIRDVTLCSLRRQIGIVPQETILFSGTIAQNIAFGKTEFDLDDIVTAAKIANAHRFITQLPYGYDTVVGERGVNLSGGQRQRLAIARAVLLNPRILILDEATSALDSESEALVQEALERLMHNRTVFIIAHRLATVRRCDRILVIEQGQIVESGTHEELLALSRRYARYYSQQFN